The following coding sequences lie in one Bacteroides helcogenes P 36-108 genomic window:
- a CDS encoding ribonuclease HII: MLLPYLDKDLIEAGCDEAGRGCLAGAVYAAAVILPKDFKNELLNDSKQLTEKQRYLLREVIEKEALAWAVGVVSPEEIDRINILNASFLAMHRAIDGLSVHPQHLLIDGNRFKKYRDLPHTTIVKGDGKYLSIAAASILAKTYRDDYMNGLHEEYPYYDWNHNKGYPTKKHRAAIAVRGTTPYHRMTFNLLGDGQMALDFK, from the coding sequence GTGCTATTACCTTATTTAGATAAAGACCTTATTGAAGCCGGCTGCGATGAGGCCGGACGTGGATGTCTGGCGGGTGCAGTCTATGCTGCCGCAGTCATTCTGCCCAAGGATTTCAAGAATGAGCTTCTGAATGATTCCAAGCAACTGACGGAAAAGCAGCGCTATCTCTTGCGTGAAGTGATTGAAAAGGAAGCTTTGGCTTGGGCCGTAGGCGTTGTTTCTCCCGAAGAAATAGACAGAATCAATATTCTCAATGCTTCTTTTCTTGCCATGCACCGTGCCATCGACGGGCTGTCTGTCCATCCCCAACATCTGCTGATAGACGGCAACCGTTTCAAGAAATACCGGGATCTTCCCCATACCACGATAGTGAAAGGTGACGGAAAGTATCTGTCCATCGCTGCCGCTTCCATCCTTGCCAAGACTTATCGCGATGACTATATGAACGGTTTGCATGAGGAATACCCTTATTATGACTGGAATCATAACAAAGGGTATCCTACCAAGAAACACCGTGCAGCCATCGCCGTGCGGGGCACAACTCCGTATCACCGCATGACATTCAATCTGCTGGGAGACGGGCAGATGGCGCTGGACTTTAAATAA
- a CDS encoding tetratricopeptide repeat protein, whose product MKKALHLLLLCLLPATLSLEAQDRRQIQELIGQSQKYLYNNPKQASYYAAQAAALFTDDTPDEAHAEAMLLYCQAEQLLGNFDLSIKNLYDTRKLISPANKQQTAQLHSLMGRIYSKLGDYNKAIELNDKATSVFKSIGDSASVAGCYNERGVMHHFMNEFPVAEQFFRRALAINRAQRNLREIATNLNNLCLYQGDAEEKLSFIKEAIAINKNLDAQWSLGENYNNMAKQYYYSRQYDKALEALHTAYEYARNIGARELTCDNYEYASMIYAAIGDYAQAYRYLDKMYALSKELQGNNKLRNIEQEISYKEIQDQKHATESREQIYKIELLKRNLWLLGSVLVLGVAFGIFLYKWYKRRKDLQLMETRYRLELSEREVSELQLHQQELELQNVQNALKDSRQEATSFAVFLRSRNELLDKIRDMVKEGYKMDTQNLVPHLRKINAFISQCQNGDKSNSTLLLNIEDKNNEFLQRLVSIHPKLTQGEKYLATLLRVNLSTKEISMLTGTTPKTINMNRYRLRKSLNLSSEEDLTDYLQNI is encoded by the coding sequence ATGAAGAAAGCCTTACACCTGCTGCTTTTATGCCTTCTGCCTGCAACCCTTTCTTTGGAGGCACAAGACAGGAGGCAAATCCAAGAGTTGATAGGACAGAGCCAAAAATACTTGTATAACAATCCCAAACAAGCATCCTACTACGCCGCACAAGCCGCTGCGTTATTCACTGACGACACGCCGGATGAAGCGCATGCCGAAGCCATGCTTCTATATTGCCAGGCAGAACAGTTACTCGGTAACTTCGACCTGAGCATCAAAAACCTGTATGACACCCGGAAACTCATCAGCCCCGCCAACAAGCAACAAACAGCCCAATTGCATTCTCTGATGGGGCGTATATACAGCAAACTGGGAGATTACAACAAAGCAATTGAACTGAACGATAAAGCTACCTCTGTCTTTAAATCCATAGGGGATTCGGCTTCCGTAGCCGGATGCTACAACGAACGGGGAGTGATGCATCACTTCATGAACGAGTTTCCAGTAGCCGAACAATTCTTCCGCCGGGCATTGGCCATCAACCGCGCCCAAAGGAACCTCAGAGAAATAGCGACAAACCTGAACAACCTCTGCCTCTACCAAGGAGACGCAGAAGAAAAACTGTCCTTTATCAAAGAAGCAATCGCCATAAATAAGAATCTGGATGCCCAATGGTCATTAGGAGAAAATTATAACAACATGGCAAAGCAGTATTACTACTCCCGACAATACGACAAAGCATTGGAAGCGCTGCACACCGCCTACGAATATGCCCGCAACATAGGCGCCCGCGAACTGACCTGCGACAATTACGAGTATGCGTCTATGATATATGCAGCCATAGGAGACTATGCCCAGGCCTACCGATATCTGGACAAGATGTATGCCCTCAGCAAAGAACTGCAAGGCAACAATAAACTGCGCAACATCGAACAGGAAATATCCTACAAAGAAATCCAGGACCAGAAACACGCCACCGAAAGCCGGGAGCAGATTTATAAAATAGAACTGCTGAAACGTAACTTATGGCTGCTGGGCAGCGTACTTGTGCTGGGAGTGGCTTTCGGCATCTTCCTTTACAAATGGTATAAACGCCGCAAGGATCTGCAACTTATGGAAACAAGATACCGTCTGGAACTCTCGGAACGGGAAGTGTCCGAACTGCAACTTCATCAGCAGGAACTCGAACTGCAAAATGTACAAAACGCCTTGAAAGACAGCCGTCAGGAAGCCACCAGCTTCGCTGTATTCCTGAGAAGCCGCAACGAACTTTTGGACAAGATACGCGACATGGTGAAAGAGGGTTACAAGATGGATACACAGAATCTGGTTCCCCATCTCAGGAAAATCAACGCCTTCATCAGCCAGTGCCAGAACGGAGACAAGAGCAACAGTACCCTGCTACTGAATATTGAAGACAAAAACAACGAATTCCTGCAAAGGCTCGTATCCATACACCCCAAGCTGACACAAGGTGAAAAGTATCTCGCCACGCTGCTAAGAGTTAACCTTTCCACAAAAGAAATTTCCATGCTGACGGGCACAACTCCCAAGACCATTAACATGAACCGCTATCGCCTGCGCAAATCCCTGAACTTATCTTCAGAAGAAGACCTGACAGACTATCTGCAAAACATCTGA
- a CDS encoding SusC/RagA family TonB-linked outer membrane protein, which yields MNKSNYLKERVSQLLLLFAFMLPAGAWAQTIQLTGTVTDTTGETVIGASVLEKGTTNGVITDTSGNFALNVSPNATIIISYVGYSTQAIPLNGRKNLKIILKEDTEMLDEVVVIGYGTMKKSDMTGAISSVNVEELSKRTTTNPAEALQGKIAGVNIMKSGGNAGAGVQVKIRGVKTFGDNEPLYIIDGFPGDINAVNPQDIQAMEVLKDGAAAAIYGSVAANGVIIVTTKNGKKGETKIDFSAYASMTNVAKKLDLLDADQYKKVHTQMYENWNSHVTNHKSQYDPKGNGAWKKQLLELEPYMTKNTGIDTDWQDAMMRTGFSQNYMFSVRGGSENAQYSVSYNHADDKGIFLGNDYRQDNARLKLHMNKYIFDIDANMAFKFTDSKQPEYQLKEMYMISPLVPIYNENEEYGFGLTNFDNLPNNRNVMADQYYEKSTDKRYHTTANIALTANFTKWLSFKTSYAYRGEHQRQTYHTPAYIADVKAKRDYPYHSETTSYWEEHVWENVLSFNKDFGKHSVNAVAGTSTMARRYTWNSVGVEGKTTTYKVEDGQLVIGEQPGGFLDPSFSTIGAGAGGTFDGDGSKWDYRRVSFFGRVNYNYNNRYLLQATVRSDGSSKFGADNRWGFFPSVAIGWRISEEEFFPKDIVLNNLKLRASWGRLGNENALGYYDFLALISTYNTKYQGYVRGNGDNAWAGSIARGLENRSLKWETTDTKNIGLDFGFFDNRLTGAMNYYYNQTEELLITKALPPSAGMNNPILNVGKIRNSGVEFEVNWADAKGGFDYNIGMNFSTTDNKVVELADKGQVLYGEGLKYGTEHFPTQTRVGRPIGAFYLYKTNGLFQSDAEARQYVNADGKEYQPFADGGDIRFADVNGDGSIDDDDKVYCGSGIPTLEVNLNFSAGYKGFDLSVVLGSAWGHKIYNGNKYFYEGMNSGSNFLTSSLNAWTPQNTGTDVPRAIFNDPNGNLKESDRFIEKGDFIRLRQAQLGYTLPKALMKKVFIEKLRFYVSGENLFTITGYDGIDPEFSRASVLNTGIDKLIYPFTRSFTLGAQLTF from the coding sequence ATGAATAAAAGTAATTATTTGAAAGAAAGAGTAAGTCAGCTACTCTTGCTCTTTGCTTTTATGCTTCCCGCAGGTGCATGGGCACAAACCATACAACTGACAGGAACTGTAACCGATACGACTGGCGAAACCGTTATTGGCGCAAGTGTTTTGGAAAAGGGAACAACAAATGGAGTCATTACAGACACAAGCGGCAATTTCGCCCTCAACGTTTCTCCCAATGCCACAATAATCATCTCCTATGTGGGATATTCCACTCAAGCAATTCCTTTGAACGGACGTAAGAATCTGAAGATCATCCTGAAAGAAGATACAGAAATGCTGGATGAAGTCGTTGTTATAGGCTATGGAACCATGAAAAAGAGCGACATGACCGGTGCTATTTCATCTGTCAATGTCGAAGAACTTTCTAAACGTACAACTACCAATCCGGCAGAAGCCCTGCAGGGTAAAATAGCCGGCGTAAACATTATGAAATCGGGCGGCAACGCCGGTGCAGGCGTACAAGTAAAAATTCGTGGTGTAAAAACATTCGGTGACAATGAGCCTCTCTATATCATTGATGGTTTTCCCGGTGATATCAATGCTGTTAATCCACAGGATATTCAAGCAATGGAAGTCCTGAAAGATGGCGCCGCCGCTGCTATCTATGGTTCGGTTGCTGCTAATGGCGTCATCATCGTGACTACCAAAAACGGTAAGAAAGGCGAAACAAAAATAGATTTCAGCGCGTATGCAAGTATGACGAACGTGGCGAAGAAGCTTGATCTTCTGGATGCGGATCAATACAAAAAAGTACATACACAGATGTATGAGAACTGGAACTCTCATGTGACAAACCATAAATCACAATATGACCCGAAAGGAAACGGCGCATGGAAAAAGCAACTGTTGGAACTGGAACCTTACATGACTAAAAATACCGGTATCGACACAGACTGGCAAGACGCTATGATGCGTACAGGCTTTTCCCAAAACTATATGTTCAGCGTCAGGGGCGGCAGTGAAAATGCCCAGTACTCCGTTTCATACAATCATGCCGACGATAAAGGCATTTTCCTGGGCAATGACTATCGTCAGGACAATGCCCGCCTGAAATTGCACATGAACAAATATATCTTTGACATTGACGCCAACATGGCATTTAAGTTCACGGACAGCAAACAACCTGAATACCAACTAAAAGAAATGTATATGATTTCTCCATTGGTTCCCATTTATAATGAAAACGAAGAATATGGCTTCGGGCTGACTAATTTCGATAACTTGCCGAATAACCGCAATGTCATGGCTGACCAATATTATGAAAAATCCACAGACAAACGTTATCATACCACAGCCAACATTGCCCTGACCGCCAATTTCACCAAATGGTTGAGTTTCAAGACAAGCTATGCCTACCGTGGCGAACATCAACGCCAAACCTACCATACCCCGGCTTATATTGCCGATGTAAAAGCCAAACGCGACTATCCATATCACAGTGAAACCACATCTTATTGGGAAGAACACGTATGGGAGAATGTACTGAGTTTCAATAAAGATTTCGGTAAACATTCTGTCAATGCAGTAGCGGGTACATCGACCATGGCACGCAGATACACGTGGAATTCCGTCGGAGTAGAGGGCAAGACAACTACTTATAAAGTGGAAGACGGACAGTTGGTAATCGGCGAACAACCGGGCGGTTTTCTTGATCCGAGTTTCTCTACGATCGGTGCGGGGGCCGGTGGAACTTTTGATGGTGACGGAAGCAAATGGGATTACAGACGAGTGTCTTTCTTCGGCCGCGTAAACTATAACTACAACAACCGCTATCTGCTCCAGGCAACCGTACGCTCCGACGGTTCTTCCAAATTCGGCGCCGACAATCGCTGGGGTTTCTTTCCATCGGTAGCCATAGGTTGGAGAATCAGTGAAGAAGAGTTCTTTCCCAAAGATATTGTGTTGAATAACCTGAAACTACGTGCCAGTTGGGGACGTCTGGGCAATGAGAATGCATTGGGATATTATGATTTCCTTGCCTTGATTTCCACCTATAATACCAAGTACCAGGGGTATGTAAGGGGCAACGGCGATAATGCATGGGCAGGAAGCATTGCACGCGGGCTTGAAAACCGGTCGCTAAAATGGGAAACCACAGACACAAAGAATATCGGACTCGACTTCGGATTCTTTGACAACAGGCTGACGGGAGCCATGAACTACTATTATAACCAGACAGAGGAACTGTTGATAACCAAAGCACTCCCACCCTCTGCGGGTATGAACAATCCAATCCTGAATGTGGGTAAAATCCGTAATTCCGGTGTAGAGTTTGAAGTAAATTGGGCCGATGCAAAAGGCGGCTTCGATTATAACATAGGCATGAACTTCAGCACAACGGACAACAAGGTAGTGGAACTGGCAGATAAAGGGCAGGTTCTCTACGGCGAAGGGCTGAAATACGGAACAGAGCATTTTCCCACCCAAACCCGTGTAGGCAGGCCTATCGGTGCTTTTTATCTCTATAAAACCAATGGATTGTTCCAGAGTGATGCCGAAGCCCGTCAATATGTCAATGCAGACGGGAAAGAATACCAGCCTTTTGCGGATGGCGGTGACATTCGCTTCGCAGACGTGAACGGAGATGGAAGCATAGATGATGACGATAAAGTATATTGCGGTTCGGGTATCCCCACGCTGGAAGTCAACCTCAACTTCTCGGCCGGTTACAAAGGCTTTGACCTTTCCGTGGTTTTGGGCAGTGCATGGGGACATAAGATTTATAACGGTAACAAATATTTCTATGAAGGAATGAACTCCGGCTCCAACTTCCTGACCTCCTCGCTGAACGCTTGGACACCTCAGAACACGGGTACAGATGTTCCCCGTGCCATATTTAATGATCCGAACGGCAACCTGAAAGAATCCGACCGTTTCATAGAGAAAGGCGATTTCATTAGACTCCGTCAGGCACAATTAGGCTATACACTGCCTAAAGCACTGATGAAAAAGGTATTCATCGAAAAACTACGCTTCTACGTAAGTGGCGAAAACCTTTTCACAATTACCGGTTACGATGGAATAGACCCTGAATTCTCACGTGCAAGTGTACTGAACACCGGCATAGACAAACTGATTTATCCATTTACCCGTTCATTCACCTTGGGCGCCCAACTTACATTCTAA
- a CDS encoding RagB/SusD family nutrient uptake outer membrane protein, translating into MKKVIYIASLCFASLCMSSCDDYLTLESPDQLTSGSFWRNESDAQAGISAAYSQLEYYIDTWEFAEVKWPVEAYREDIINMGNDARNYPNWLELYSFTYTNGNSQFSNYWWNNYKGASFANQVIEKVAAMPEGSISPSIRTQIINEAYFLRAYYHLKLLLNWKEIIIRDKYITSQAELNKGLSSRPDTWDFIIEDLKKATALPPSYDNDNIGRATAGAANAYLGFAYLTRAYEEPEKKPEYLNAALAALNSVTGYGLVKKFSSMFDGSNKNNKESVFELQTSMSSANGANYRTQLHRWIGVSELKGWDEILPSNTLMEEFKKEGKTATTGRYDSRLYESVFFQCDYFNDGNGRVYGRNYDDWFKSDRPAFRKFMPTDYEGLNNNYCAINIPLMRYANVLLMKAEILNEQGHPEQAIPLINEIRSAHGDMPAMTGTSQDEVRAQIEHERMIEFPLENWRWYDLRRWGKLATALANAGRAGFDETKNSFYPVPLTEINANDQIDK; encoded by the coding sequence ATGAAAAAAGTAATATATATAGCCAGCCTTTGCTTCGCATCGCTCTGCATGAGTTCTTGCGACGATTATCTTACTCTGGAGTCTCCCGACCAACTGACTTCCGGAAGTTTCTGGCGCAATGAGAGTGACGCACAAGCCGGCATCTCGGCCGCTTATTCGCAATTGGAGTATTACATCGACACATGGGAGTTTGCCGAAGTAAAATGGCCGGTGGAAGCCTACCGCGAAGACATCATCAACATGGGGAATGATGCCCGCAACTATCCCAACTGGCTGGAGCTGTACAGTTTCACATATACAAACGGTAACTCACAGTTCAGCAATTACTGGTGGAACAACTACAAAGGAGCCAGCTTTGCCAATCAGGTAATAGAGAAAGTGGCGGCAATGCCTGAAGGAAGTATTTCCCCCTCCATCCGCACGCAGATTATAAATGAAGCTTATTTCCTGCGCGCCTATTATCATCTAAAACTTCTTTTGAACTGGAAAGAAATCATCATCAGGGATAAATACATCACCAGCCAGGCAGAACTGAACAAAGGGCTTTCTTCACGCCCTGATACCTGGGACTTCATTATAGAAGACCTGAAGAAAGCCACTGCACTTCCTCCCTCTTACGACAACGACAACATAGGTCGTGCCACCGCCGGGGCAGCAAATGCTTATTTAGGTTTCGCTTACTTAACGCGTGCCTATGAAGAACCTGAAAAGAAACCGGAATACCTGAATGCCGCACTTGCCGCACTGAACAGCGTCACCGGCTACGGACTGGTAAAGAAATTCTCAAGTATGTTTGACGGCAGTAATAAAAACAACAAGGAGTCTGTTTTTGAATTACAGACTTCCATGAGCAGTGCAAATGGTGCAAACTACCGCACACAACTCCATCGCTGGATAGGTGTATCGGAACTTAAGGGATGGGATGAAATCCTGCCAAGCAACACCTTGATGGAGGAATTCAAAAAAGAAGGTAAAACAGCAACGACCGGACGCTATGACTCACGCCTGTACGAGAGTGTTTTCTTCCAATGCGACTACTTCAACGATGGAAACGGCAGAGTTTACGGACGCAACTACGACGATTGGTTCAAATCAGACAGACCGGCTTTCCGCAAATTCATGCCGACAGACTATGAAGGGCTGAACAATAACTATTGCGCCATTAACATCCCCCTGATGAGATATGCCAACGTGTTATTGATGAAAGCCGAAATTCTGAATGAACAAGGACATCCCGAACAGGCCATCCCTCTGATCAATGAAATCAGAAGCGCACATGGCGACATGCCCGCCATGACAGGAACATCACAAGACGAAGTACGCGCACAAATCGAGCACGAACGGATGATTGAGTTCCCACTGGAAAACTGGCGATGGTACGATTTACGCCGTTGGGGCAAACTGGCTACGGCTCTGGCAAATGCCGGACGTGCCGGATTTGACGAAACAAAGAACTCTTTCTACCCGGTTCCATTGACCGAAATCAACGCCAACGATCAAATAGACAAATAA
- a CDS encoding LysO family transporter: MFTIIGLMLTGMLLGYFLRRRNLNGIHKAITVLIWLLLFILGIEVGGNEQIIKGLHTIGLEAVILTIGGTLGSVIAAWGLWKALYKKEGGQA; this comes from the coding sequence ATGTTTACAATCATCGGACTGATGCTCACGGGAATGCTGCTGGGCTACTTCTTACGGAGACGAAACTTAAACGGAATTCACAAAGCCATCACTGTGCTTATCTGGCTACTTCTTTTCATACTCGGAATAGAAGTGGGAGGAAACGAACAAATCATCAAAGGACTTCACACCATCGGGCTGGAAGCCGTGATCCTGACCATAGGCGGAACGCTGGGAAGTGTCATTGCAGCTTGGGGACTCTGGAAAGCCTTGTACAAAAAAGAAGGAGGACAGGCATGA
- a CDS encoding lysine exporter LysO family protein — translation MKGSLVIICFFISGALCGAYKLIPINAVTDNKISFYALCALMFSVGLSVGNDPRTLKNFRSLNPRLIFLPAMTIMGTLAGSAAVSLILTHRSLTDCLAIGSGFGYYSLSSIFITEYKGAELGTIALLANISREILTLLGAPLLVRWFGNLAPISAGGATTMDTTLPIITQTAGQQFVVVSIFHGFVVDFSVPFLVTLFCSL, via the coding sequence ATGAAAGGAAGTCTTGTCATAATATGTTTTTTTATATCAGGCGCACTTTGCGGAGCTTACAAGCTGATACCCATCAATGCCGTAACGGACAACAAAATCAGTTTCTATGCCCTGTGTGCACTAATGTTCAGCGTCGGGCTGAGTGTCGGTAATGATCCCCGGACATTGAAGAATTTCCGTTCTCTCAATCCAAGGCTGATATTCCTGCCCGCCATGACCATTATGGGAACATTGGCAGGTTCCGCCGCCGTCAGTCTGATCCTGACACACCGATCCTTAACAGATTGCCTGGCGATCGGTTCGGGATTCGGTTATTACTCACTCTCAAGCATCTTCATCACAGAATACAAGGGAGCCGAATTAGGTACGATTGCTTTGCTTGCCAACATAAGCCGTGAGATACTGACATTACTGGGCGCTCCACTGTTGGTACGCTGGTTCGGCAATCTTGCGCCTATTTCGGCAGGAGGAGCCACAACGATGGACACAACACTGCCCATCATTACCCAGACAGCCGGACAGCAGTTTGTGGTAGTTTCCATTTTCCACGGCTTTGTGGTCGATTTCAGTGTTCCGTTCCTTGTGACTTTATTTTGTTCATTGTAA